A single window of Streptomyces cathayae DNA harbors:
- a CDS encoding histidine phosphatase family protein encodes MEVSASGEVSGSGRRGRRIILWRHGQTSWNVERRFQGSTDVELTETGVAQARRAARLLASLAPDAIIASDLKRAARTAAELTALTGLEPVYDEALRETYAGVWQGLTHDEIIARYGDEYTAWKRGEPVRRGGGELETEVADRAAPVVLRHTEKLPDDGTLVVVSHGGTIRTTIGRLLGLDPRNWEGLGGLTNCCWSVLGEGARGWRLLEHNAGTLPEPVLGDDD; translated from the coding sequence GTGGAGGTGAGTGCCTCCGGTGAGGTGTCCGGGTCCGGCCGCCGGGGCCGCCGCATCATCCTGTGGCGCCACGGCCAGACCTCCTGGAACGTGGAGCGCCGCTTCCAGGGCAGCACCGACGTGGAGCTCACCGAGACCGGTGTCGCCCAGGCCCGCCGGGCCGCGCGCCTCCTCGCGAGCCTCGCACCGGACGCGATCATCGCCTCCGACCTGAAGCGGGCCGCGCGCACCGCCGCGGAACTCACCGCGCTCACCGGTCTGGAGCCGGTGTACGACGAGGCCCTGCGGGAGACCTACGCGGGCGTCTGGCAGGGCCTGACGCACGACGAGATCATCGCCAGGTACGGCGACGAGTACACCGCCTGGAAGCGCGGCGAGCCGGTGCGCAGGGGCGGCGGCGAACTGGAGACCGAGGTCGCCGACCGCGCCGCTCCGGTGGTGCTCCGGCACACCGAGAAGCTCCCGGACGACGGCACGCTCGTGGTGGTCAGCCACGGCGGCACGATCCGCACCACCATCGGCCGGCTGCTCGGGCTGGACCCGCGCAACTGGGAGGGCCTCGGCGGGCTCACCAACTGCTGCTGGTCGGTCCTCGGCGAGGGAGCCCGCGGCTGGCGGCTGCTGGAGCACAACGCCGGCACCCTGCCGGAGCCGGTGCTCGGCGACGACGACTGA
- a CDS encoding NADH-quinone oxidoreductase subunit NuoF family protein, translated as MNEALPDVPEVRVVGLPQLTSGFDLVDRLDLPMHLKVHGPLEPLGGEQLAQLAERINLRGRGGAGFPFHKKLRSVAETAIKRGVRPVVVVNGSEDEPACRKDTVLINRAPHLILDGALLCAEAMGARTLVVGVTRESTQRSMEAALAERGLNNGRRSALRARVQRNPVRMVTGAAASLIRSIDGGPAIPPGRKTSASKNGVGGAPTLLSNAETFAQLAIAARIGPERYGNTGLYDEPGTVMLTVSGAVTRPMVVEVPTGVPLRYVLQLAGAPPVPQGVLTGGYHGKWIDAATVNEAIVSRNSLDAVGGALGAGAILPISQNTCPLGESLMVAKWLAEESANQCGPCYLGLPAAARGLEDILNGGGPAALEAVKQVAKNVKRRGACSHPDGSAMFLESTIKAFPDDLAAHLMGNGCGRPVEGVLPLFEGGQTPTGIPGGGGEENGPSRQKIFVDWTLCRGHGLCADLLPEVFKLGADGFPTVAQAQVPRRAEDKALRAVRRCPALALRIEEGASSKAPSRNLPVLSQGRGRRALGR; from the coding sequence GTGAACGAGGCTCTGCCCGACGTACCCGAAGTCCGCGTCGTCGGACTTCCCCAGCTCACGTCGGGCTTCGACCTTGTCGACCGGCTCGATCTCCCCATGCACCTCAAGGTGCACGGGCCGCTCGAACCCCTGGGCGGCGAACAGCTCGCCCAGCTGGCTGAACGCATCAACCTCAGGGGCCGCGGCGGCGCGGGCTTCCCCTTCCACAAGAAGCTGCGCTCGGTCGCCGAAACGGCGATCAAGCGCGGCGTCCGGCCGGTCGTCGTCGTCAACGGCAGCGAGGACGAACCGGCCTGCCGCAAGGACACGGTGCTGATCAACCGTGCCCCGCACCTCATCCTGGACGGCGCGCTGCTGTGCGCCGAGGCCATGGGTGCCCGCACGCTCGTGGTGGGGGTCACCCGGGAGTCCACCCAGCGCTCCATGGAGGCCGCGCTGGCCGAACGCGGCCTCAACAACGGGCGCCGGTCCGCGCTGCGCGCCCGCGTGCAGCGCAACCCGGTGCGGATGGTCACGGGCGCCGCGGCCTCGCTGATCCGCTCCATCGACGGCGGTCCGGCGATCCCTCCGGGCCGCAAGACCAGCGCCTCGAAGAACGGCGTCGGCGGCGCGCCCACCCTGCTGTCCAACGCCGAGACGTTCGCCCAGCTCGCCATCGCCGCCCGCATCGGCCCGGAGCGCTACGGCAACACCGGCCTGTACGACGAGCCCGGCACCGTCATGCTCACGGTGTCCGGGGCGGTCACCCGCCCCATGGTGGTCGAGGTCCCGACGGGCGTACCGCTGCGCTACGTCCTGCAGCTCGCCGGTGCGCCACCGGTGCCGCAGGGTGTGCTGACCGGCGGCTACCACGGCAAGTGGATCGACGCGGCGACCGTCAACGAGGCGATCGTCTCCCGCAACTCCCTGGACGCGGTGGGCGGCGCCCTCGGCGCGGGGGCGATCCTGCCGATCAGTCAGAACACCTGCCCGCTGGGCGAGTCACTGATGGTGGCGAAGTGGCTGGCCGAGGAGAGCGCCAACCAGTGCGGCCCGTGCTACCTGGGCCTGCCGGCCGCCGCGCGCGGCCTGGAGGACATCCTCAACGGCGGCGGACCGGCCGCCCTGGAGGCGGTCAAGCAGGTCGCCAAGAACGTGAAGCGGCGCGGCGCGTGTTCGCATCCGGACGGCTCCGCGATGTTCCTGGAGTCGACCATCAAGGCGTTCCCCGACGACCTCGCCGCCCATCTCATGGGCAATGGCTGCGGACGGCCCGTGGAGGGCGTCCTGCCGCTCTTCGAGGGCGGGCAGACCCCTACGGGCATCCCGGGCGGCGGCGGCGAGGAGAACGGACCCAGCCGCCAGAAGATCTTCGTCGACTGGACGCTGTGCCGGGGCCACGGACTGTGCGCGGACCTCCTCCCGGAGGTCTTCAAGCTCGGCGCGGACGGCTTCCCGACGGTCGCGCAGGCCCAGGTGCCGCGCCGCGCCGAGGACAAGGCGCTGCGCGCGGTGCGCCGCTGCCCGGCACTGGCCCTGCGCATCGAGGAGGGGGCGTCGTCCAAGGCGCCCTCCCGCAACCTGCCGGTCCTCTCCCAGGGGCGCGGCCGGCGCGCACTGGGCCGCTGA
- the rsfS gene encoding ribosome silencing factor, which translates to MTATDRSIELVTAAAQAAADKLAHDIVAYDVSDVLSITDAFLLASAPNDRQVKSIVDEIEERLSKELGAKPVRREGDREARWVLLDYVDIVVHVQHSEERVFYALERLWKDCPELELPADAVATRGKAKEHARQLEAAEAAAQAAEPGGEWR; encoded by the coding sequence GTGACCGCAACCGACCGTTCCATCGAGCTCGTCACCGCCGCCGCCCAGGCGGCCGCCGACAAGCTCGCGCACGACATCGTCGCCTACGACGTCAGTGACGTGCTGTCCATCACCGACGCCTTCCTGCTGGCCTCCGCGCCCAACGACCGCCAGGTCAAGTCGATCGTCGACGAGATCGAGGAGCGGCTCAGCAAGGAGCTCGGCGCCAAGCCGGTCCGCCGCGAGGGCGACCGCGAGGCCCGCTGGGTCCTGCTCGACTACGTCGACATCGTCGTCCACGTCCAGCACAGCGAGGAGCGGGTCTTCTACGCCCTGGAGAGGCTGTGGAAGGACTGCCCCGAGCTGGAGCTGCCCGCGGACGCCGTGGCGACCCGCGGCAAGGCCAAGGAGCACGCCCGGCAGCTGGAGGCCGCGGAGGCCGCCGCACAGGCCGCGGAGCCGGGTGGTGAGTGGAGGTGA
- the proB gene encoding glutamate 5-kinase — translation MGEARRIVVKIGSSSLTTAAGGLDADRVDALVDVLAKVRSGGERELVLVSSGAIAAGLAPLGLTRRPRDLARQQAAASVGQGLLVARYTASFARYGVRVGQVLLTSDDMSRRAHHRNASRTLDKLFAMGAFPVVNENDTVATDEIRFGDNDRLAALVAHLVHADLLVLLSDVDGVYDGDPARPGTSRIAEVRGPQDLAHVDIGSAGKAGVGTGGMVTKVEAARIAAAAGVPVVLTSAVHAGDALAGADTGTYFHPTGRRSADRLLWLQHASTPQGALTLDDGAVRAVVERRKSLLPAGIAGVEGEFSAGDPVELRDRAGRPVARGLVNFDAKEIPRLIGRSTHDLARDLGPGYEREVVHRDDLVVLHP, via the coding sequence GTGGGCGAGGCCCGCAGGATCGTCGTCAAGATCGGATCCTCCTCGCTGACCACCGCGGCGGGAGGCCTGGACGCCGACCGGGTCGACGCACTCGTCGACGTGCTCGCCAAGGTGCGCTCCGGCGGGGAGCGCGAACTGGTCCTCGTCTCCTCCGGTGCCATCGCCGCCGGCCTCGCCCCGCTGGGCCTGACCCGCCGTCCCAGGGACCTGGCCCGCCAGCAGGCCGCGGCCAGCGTCGGCCAGGGCCTGCTGGTGGCCCGCTACACGGCCTCCTTCGCCCGCTACGGCGTCCGCGTCGGCCAGGTGCTGCTGACCTCCGACGACATGAGCCGCCGCGCCCACCACCGCAACGCCTCCCGCACCCTCGACAAGCTGTTCGCGATGGGCGCCTTCCCGGTCGTCAACGAGAACGACACCGTCGCCACCGACGAGATCCGCTTCGGCGACAACGACCGCCTCGCCGCCCTCGTCGCCCACCTGGTCCACGCCGATCTGCTCGTCCTGCTGTCCGACGTGGACGGCGTGTACGACGGCGACCCCGCGCGGCCCGGCACCTCGCGGATCGCCGAGGTGCGGGGCCCCCAGGACCTCGCCCACGTGGACATCGGCAGCGCGGGGAAGGCCGGTGTCGGCACCGGCGGCATGGTCACCAAGGTGGAGGCCGCCCGGATCGCCGCCGCCGCGGGCGTCCCGGTCGTGCTGACCAGCGCCGTCCACGCGGGCGACGCCCTCGCCGGCGCGGACACCGGAACGTACTTCCACCCCACCGGCCGGCGCTCCGCCGACCGGCTGCTCTGGCTCCAGCACGCGTCCACCCCGCAGGGCGCGCTCACCCTCGACGACGGCGCGGTGCGCGCGGTCGTGGAGCGCCGCAAGTCGCTGCTGCCGGCCGGCATCGCGGGCGTCGAGGGCGAGTTCAGCGCGGGCGACCCGGTCGAGCTGCGGGACCGCGCGGGGCGGCCGGTGGCCCGCGGCCTGGTCAACTTCGACGCCAAGGAGATCCCCCGGCTGATCGGCCGTTCCACCCACGATCTCGCCCGCGATCTCGGACCCGGGTACGAGCGCGAGGTCGTACACAGGGACGATCTGGTGGTCCTGCACCCGTAA
- a CDS encoding glutamate-5-semialdehyde dehydrogenase, translating into MTTLSPYDSMSPVNQAAYRAKGAAATLAPLPRAAKDDALLAIADALEVRASEIVEANAQDVARAREAGIGEGMIDRLTLTPERVRAIASDVRDVAALPDPVGEVVRGSTLPNGIDLRQVRVPLGVVGIVYEGRPNVTVDAAALCLKSGNAVLLRGSSSAYRSNTALVRVLRDAVHGAGLPADAVQLVPGESRESVRELMRARGLVDVLIPRGGASLINTIVQESIVPVIETGTGNCHVYVDARADIDTAVEILVNSKAQRVGVCNAAETLLVHQDIAPAFLPRALDALADAGVTVHADERVMAYAEDSKATVVEATTEDWETEYLSHDIAVAVVDSLDRAVEHIRLWTSGHTEAIVTTSQQAARRFTQLVDSTTVAVNASTRFTDGGQFGFGAEIGISTQKLHARGPMGLPELTSTKYIVTGDGHVRR; encoded by the coding sequence ATGACCACGCTTTCGCCTTATGACTCGATGTCCCCGGTCAACCAGGCCGCCTACCGGGCCAAGGGCGCCGCCGCCACCCTCGCTCCGCTGCCGCGTGCCGCCAAGGACGACGCACTGCTCGCCATCGCGGACGCGCTGGAGGTCCGGGCGAGCGAGATCGTCGAGGCCAACGCCCAGGACGTGGCCAGGGCGCGCGAGGCGGGCATCGGCGAGGGCATGATCGACCGGCTCACCCTCACCCCGGAGCGGGTGCGCGCGATCGCCTCCGACGTACGGGACGTGGCCGCGCTGCCCGACCCGGTCGGCGAGGTCGTCCGCGGCTCCACCCTGCCCAACGGCATCGACCTGCGGCAGGTCCGGGTGCCGCTCGGCGTCGTCGGGATCGTCTACGAGGGCCGCCCCAACGTCACGGTCGACGCCGCCGCCCTGTGCCTGAAGTCCGGCAACGCGGTCCTGCTGCGCGGCTCGTCCTCCGCGTACCGGTCGAACACCGCGCTGGTGCGGGTGCTGCGCGACGCGGTGCACGGCGCCGGGCTGCCCGCCGACGCCGTGCAGCTGGTGCCCGGCGAGAGCCGGGAGAGCGTGCGCGAGCTGATGCGCGCCCGCGGCCTGGTCGACGTGCTCATCCCGCGTGGCGGCGCCTCCCTGATCAACACGATCGTCCAGGAGTCGATCGTCCCGGTCATCGAGACCGGCACCGGCAACTGCCACGTCTACGTCGACGCCCGCGCCGACATCGACACCGCCGTGGAGATCCTGGTCAACTCCAAGGCCCAGCGGGTCGGCGTCTGCAACGCCGCCGAGACCCTCCTGGTCCACCAGGACATCGCCCCCGCGTTCCTGCCGCGCGCCCTGGACGCCCTGGCCGACGCCGGGGTCACCGTGCACGCCGACGAGCGGGTGATGGCGTACGCCGAGGATTCCAAGGCGACCGTGGTGGAGGCCACCACGGAGGACTGGGAGACCGAGTACCTCTCCCACGACATCGCCGTGGCGGTCGTCGACTCCCTGGACCGGGCTGTGGAGCACATCCGGCTGTGGACCTCCGGCCACACCGAGGCCATCGTCACCACCTCGCAGCAGGCCGCCCGGCGGTTCACCCAGTTGGTGGATTCCACCACCGTCGCCGTCAACGCCTCCACCCGGTTCACCGACGGGGGGCAGTTCGGCTTCGGTGCGGAGATCGGCATCTCCACGCAGAAGCTGCACGCCCGGGGGCCGATGGGCCTGCCGGAGCTGACCAGCACCAAGTACATCGTGACCGGCGACGGACACGTCCGCCGCTGA
- the nadD gene encoding nicotinate-nucleotide adenylyltransferase, whose translation MEEQDMPVGPAMDAGGESTEATTEVTTGSGAEGTAARPASGAEHRPAPRRGGGTGGGRVQPGKRRLGVMGGTFDPIHHGHLVAASEVAARFHLDEVVFVPTGQPWQKSHRVVSAAEDRYLMTVVATVENPQFSVSRIDIDRGGPTYTVDTLRDLRALNPDTDLFFITGADALAQILTWRDSEELFSLAHFIGVTRPGHHLTDAGLPEGGVSLVEVPALAISSTDCRVRVGKGDPVWYLVPDGVVRYIAKRELYRGE comes from the coding sequence ATGGAAGAGCAGGACATGCCTGTCGGTCCGGCGATGGACGCGGGCGGGGAGTCGACCGAGGCGACCACCGAGGTCACGACCGGGTCCGGGGCCGAAGGCACGGCCGCGCGACCGGCGAGCGGCGCCGAGCACCGTCCGGCGCCGCGCCGGGGCGGCGGCACGGGCGGTGGCAGAGTGCAGCCGGGCAAGCGCCGGCTCGGTGTCATGGGTGGCACCTTCGACCCGATCCACCACGGGCACCTGGTGGCGGCCAGCGAGGTCGCCGCGCGGTTCCACCTCGACGAGGTGGTCTTCGTCCCCACCGGGCAGCCGTGGCAGAAGAGCCACCGGGTGGTCTCCGCGGCGGAGGACCGCTATCTGATGACGGTCGTCGCGACCGTCGAGAACCCGCAGTTCTCGGTGAGCCGTATCGACATCGACCGCGGCGGGCCCACCTACACCGTGGACACCCTGCGCGACCTGCGCGCGCTCAATCCCGACACGGATCTGTTCTTCATCACCGGCGCCGACGCCCTCGCCCAGATCCTCACCTGGCGGGACAGCGAGGAACTGTTCTCCCTGGCACACTTCATCGGCGTCACCAGGCCCGGCCACCATCTGACCGACGCGGGTCTGCCCGAGGGGGGCGTGTCCCTCGTCGAGGTCCCCGCTCTGGCCATTTCCTCGACGGACTGCCGGGTGAGAGTCGGCAAGGGGGATCCCGTCTGGTACCTGGTGCCGGACGGGGTCGTGCGCTACATCGCCAAGCGCGAGCTGTACCGCGGCGAGTGA
- a CDS encoding LCP family protein: MNDRYEAGHGDGGDDPYGLVGYDEYGQPVYRHDQAQQAPRQPYDPYGQQGNQDQNQNQYQQHQGQYGDGQGQQGYGYDPYATGGPQQPQPPYDPYGAQDTPAPGTPGTYDAYDPYGTPQSGGTAPSYDPYGDSSGQTAYGGTGRQPRTAEQTAYIPHQPGPADDETGRTDGRTDGQTGPADLPADSEAPEQDYRTEQFAFVEEPDGDSEDVIDWLKFTENRTERREEAKRRARSRIVALVVVLALVATGGVGYLWYAGKLPGTGSDADTGTTTAAGAQKRDVLVVHLHDTKGGDTATALLVDNTTTQQGTTVLLPNSLALAAEDGTTTTLAKSVEDDGSGGTRTALDTVLGTDIEGTWRLDTPYLQNLVDLVGNIDIDTDADVPDPGAKKKGEAPLVKKGKSQTLSGKMAVAYATHRGSGEAQDAQLARFGQVMQGVLRKMTSDADAATTTVQTLGQIIEPPLTDKDLGSFLARLADLAKGGDHETALLPVQEDGTLTAETSDSVVKEVLGGTVKSPDKDAAVSVSVRDATGVEDNAEKARVVLLNGGFTFLKAGTATAEATSEVVYADAADKENAGEVAKTLGLPASSVSKGEVSGNARVSVLLGQDYEPGS, encoded by the coding sequence GTGAACGACCGATACGAGGCGGGACACGGCGACGGCGGGGACGACCCGTACGGGCTCGTCGGCTACGACGAGTACGGACAGCCCGTCTACCGCCATGACCAGGCCCAGCAGGCCCCGCGGCAGCCGTACGACCCGTACGGGCAGCAGGGGAACCAGGACCAGAACCAGAACCAGTACCAGCAGCACCAGGGCCAGTACGGGGACGGCCAGGGGCAGCAGGGCTACGGCTACGACCCGTACGCCACGGGCGGCCCGCAGCAGCCCCAGCCGCCGTACGACCCCTACGGGGCCCAGGACACCCCCGCCCCCGGCACTCCCGGCACCTACGACGCGTACGACCCCTACGGCACCCCGCAGAGCGGCGGGACGGCACCGTCGTACGACCCCTACGGGGACTCCTCCGGGCAGACCGCGTACGGCGGCACCGGCCGACAGCCCCGGACCGCCGAGCAGACCGCGTACATCCCGCACCAGCCCGGCCCTGCCGACGACGAGACCGGTCGGACCGACGGCCGCACCGACGGCCAGACCGGCCCCGCCGACCTCCCCGCCGACTCCGAGGCACCCGAACAGGACTACCGCACCGAGCAGTTCGCCTTCGTCGAGGAACCGGACGGTGACTCCGAGGACGTCATCGACTGGCTGAAGTTCACCGAGAACCGCACCGAGCGCCGCGAGGAGGCCAAGCGCCGCGCACGCAGCCGGATCGTCGCCCTCGTCGTGGTCCTCGCGCTGGTCGCGACCGGCGGCGTCGGCTACCTCTGGTACGCCGGGAAACTGCCCGGCACCGGCTCCGACGCCGACACCGGCACCACGACGGCCGCGGGCGCCCAGAAACGGGACGTCCTCGTCGTCCACCTGCACGACACCAAGGGCGGCGACACCGCCACCGCGCTGCTCGTCGACAACACCACCACCCAGCAGGGCACCACCGTCCTGCTGCCCAACTCCCTGGCCCTCGCCGCCGAGGACGGCACCACCACCACGCTCGCCAAGTCGGTCGAGGACGACGGCTCCGGCGGGACCCGGACCGCGCTCGACACGGTCCTCGGCACCGACATCGAGGGCACCTGGCGGCTGGACACGCCCTATCTGCAGAACCTCGTCGACCTGGTCGGCAACATCGACATCGACACCGACGCCGACGTGCCGGACCCGGGCGCCAAGAAGAAGGGCGAGGCGCCCCTCGTCAAGAAGGGGAAGAGCCAGACCCTCTCCGGCAAGATGGCCGTCGCCTACGCCACCCACCGCGGCTCCGGCGAGGCGCAGGACGCCCAGTTGGCGCGGTTCGGGCAGGTCATGCAGGGGGTGCTGCGGAAGATGACCTCCGACGCGGACGCCGCGACGACCACCGTCCAGACCCTGGGGCAGATCATCGAGCCGCCCCTGACCGACAAGGACCTCGGCTCCTTCCTCGCCCGGCTGGCCGACCTCGCCAAGGGCGGCGACCACGAAACCGCGCTGCTGCCCGTGCAGGAGGACGGCACGCTCACCGCCGAGACGAGCGACAGCGTGGTCAAGGAGGTGCTCGGCGGCACGGTGAAGAGCCCCGACAAGGACGCCGCGGTCAGCGTCTCGGTGCGCGACGCCACCGGTGTGGAAGACAACGCCGAGAAGGCACGCGTGGTGCTCCTCAACGGCGGCTTCACCTTCCTGAAGGCCGGCACGGCCACCGCGGAGGCGACCTCCGAGGTCGTCTACGCCGACGCCGCCGACAAGGAGAACGCCGGGGAGGTCGCCAAGACCCTGGGACTGCCCGCCTCCTCCGTCAGCAAGGGCGAGGTCTCCGGGAACGCCAGGGTCTCGGTGCTCCTCGGCCAGGACTACGAGCCCGGCAGCTGA
- a CDS encoding ferric reductase-like transmembrane domain-containing protein yields MRPDDSTADDWFLEFLNFGAGVLSLVCLSCSVIWGLVAQDRVLLGPRERILSQAVHRTTAVGSVVFLLVHIVIKLVLDHTTWIAAVLPFGLALTDDEAVAGRSFLIGLGTLAGMLMIFVAITGVLRNRFASPAPVAARWRAMHMLAYPAWCAALVHGLYAGRAAKPIFLILYGLSVLGVMAVLVLRVSPASVKRKVADGVTGLLGITDQSGRSSLEESRSRSAEASSSGLPGYQDGGRRASRSRSERPEPARPRYETAERVTPAPEPANGFAAAYRAVSPPSAPAQPQQPLYADQTARMELPLDMQPTQAVPRVDGPSSTSGTWPVPSPPPVGEAPPSAYDPLQDTGYGIPIYDNSTAPGYGASDVRDTGESNPLYGTYNPSDTYNSGPATDPSPGASYDFDAPGSGEPWNTPSGGFK; encoded by the coding sequence GTGAGGCCGGACGACAGCACGGCGGACGACTGGTTCCTCGAGTTCCTCAACTTCGGCGCGGGCGTCCTGTCCCTCGTCTGCCTGAGCTGCTCGGTGATCTGGGGACTCGTCGCCCAGGACCGGGTACTGCTCGGCCCGCGCGAGCGCATCCTGTCGCAGGCCGTGCACCGCACCACGGCGGTCGGGTCGGTCGTCTTCCTGCTGGTGCACATAGTCATCAAGCTGGTCCTGGACCACACCACCTGGATCGCCGCGGTCCTGCCCTTCGGGCTGGCCCTCACGGACGACGAGGCGGTCGCCGGCCGGAGCTTCCTGATCGGCCTGGGCACGCTGGCCGGCATGCTGATGATCTTCGTGGCCATCACCGGCGTCCTGCGCAACCGCTTCGCCTCACCCGCCCCCGTCGCGGCACGCTGGCGCGCCATGCACATGCTGGCCTACCCGGCCTGGTGCGCCGCGCTGGTGCACGGGCTCTACGCGGGTCGAGCGGCCAAGCCGATCTTCCTGATCCTGTACGGCCTGTCCGTGCTCGGCGTCATGGCCGTCCTGGTGCTGCGCGTCTCCCCGGCCTCGGTCAAGCGCAAGGTCGCCGACGGGGTCACCGGCCTGCTCGGCATCACCGACCAGTCGGGCCGCAGCTCCCTGGAGGAGAGCCGCTCCCGGTCGGCCGAGGCGTCGTCCTCCGGGCTCCCCGGCTACCAGGACGGCGGCAGACGGGCCTCCCGGTCCCGTTCCGAGCGCCCCGAGCCGGCCCGGCCGCGCTACGAGACCGCCGAACGCGTCACCCCGGCCCCGGAGCCCGCGAACGGTTTCGCGGCCGCCTACCGCGCGGTCTCGCCCCCGTCCGCCCCGGCCCAGCCGCAGCAGCCCCTCTACGCCGACCAGACCGCCCGCATGGAGCTGCCCCTGGACATGCAGCCCACGCAGGCCGTCCCGCGCGTGGACGGCCCCTCCAGCACCTCGGGCACCTGGCCCGTCCCCTCCCCGCCACCGGTCGGCGAGGCCCCGCCGTCGGCCTACGACCCGCTCCAGGACACCGGATACGGCATCCCGATCTACGACAATTCGACCGCACCGGGCTACGGCGCGAGTGATGTGCGCGACACCGGTGAGTCGAACCCCCTCTACGGCACGTACAACCCGAGTGACACGTACAACAGCGGTCCCGCCACTGATCCATCTCCCGGTGCGTCGTACGACTTCGACGCACCGGGATCGGGCGAACCTTGGAACACGCCTTCCGGAGGCTTCAAGTGA
- a CDS encoding M48 family metallopeptidase has protein sequence MSDGHQHNGHENVPSRKRRRFPGISSRAYEHPADRSALVALRKLTGFDTVFKALSGLLPERSLRLLFLSDSVRVSDRQFAHLNVMLRDACYILDLEKVPPMYVNQDPTPNAMCIGLDEPIIVVTTGLVELLDEEEMRAVVGHEVGHALSGHSVYRTVLLFLTSLAVRVAWIPLGSVAIMAIVTALREWFRKSELSADRAGLLVGQDLQASMRGLMKIAGGNHLHEMNVDAFLEQAEEYDAGGDLRDSVLKILNVLPRSHPFTTVRAAELKKWAESRDYQRLMDGHYPRRDEDKDASVRDSWRESASSYAGDVKNSKDPLMKLVSDIAGGAGDLGGRVRRGFGGFTSSGSSGASGSKPSPDSGPDSGSGDDRPPRDGT, from the coding sequence ATGTCCGACGGCCATCAGCACAACGGGCACGAGAACGTGCCGAGCAGGAAGCGCAGGCGCTTCCCCGGAATCTCCTCGCGTGCGTACGAACACCCCGCCGACCGCTCCGCCCTGGTGGCGCTGCGCAAGCTGACCGGTTTCGACACGGTCTTCAAGGCACTGAGCGGCCTGCTGCCCGAGCGCAGCCTGCGGCTGCTCTTCCTGTCCGACTCGGTGCGCGTCTCGGACCGGCAGTTCGCGCATCTCAACGTCATGCTGCGGGACGCCTGCTACATCCTGGACCTGGAGAAGGTCCCGCCGATGTACGTGAACCAGGACCCGACGCCGAACGCGATGTGCATCGGTCTGGACGAGCCGATCATCGTGGTCACCACGGGACTGGTCGAGCTGCTCGACGAGGAGGAGATGCGGGCCGTCGTCGGGCACGAGGTCGGGCACGCGCTGTCCGGGCACTCGGTCTACCGGACCGTCCTGCTGTTCCTGACGTCCCTCGCGGTGCGGGTGGCCTGGATTCCGCTGGGCAGTGTCGCGATCATGGCGATCGTGACGGCGCTGCGCGAGTGGTTCCGCAAGTCGGAGCTGTCCGCGGACCGTGCGGGGCTGCTGGTCGGCCAGGACCTCCAGGCCTCGATGCGCGGCCTGATGAAGATCGCCGGTGGCAACCATCTGCACGAGATGAACGTCGACGCGTTCCTGGAGCAGGCCGAGGAGTACGACGCCGGGGGCGATCTGCGCGACTCCGTGCTGAAGATCCTCAACGTGCTGCCCCGCTCCCACCCGTTCACCACCGTGCGGGCGGCCGAGCTGAAGAAGTGGGCGGAGTCCCGCGACTACCAGCGGCTCATGGACGGCCACTACCCGCGCCGCGACGAGGACAAGGACGCCTCGGTGCGGGACTCCTGGCGCGAGTCGGCGAGCAGCTACGCCGGTGACGTGAAGAACTCCAAGGATCCGCTGATGAAGCTGGTCAGCGACATCGCGGGCGGCGCCGGTGATCTGGGCGGCCGGGTCCGCCGCGGCTTCGGCGGCTTCACGTCGTCGGGGTCATCAGGGGCATCAGGGTCGAAGCCCTCGCCGGACTCCGGCCCGGACTCCGGTTCCGGGGACGACCGCCCGCCGCGCGACGGCACCTGA